The DNA region AGTCATCTTCCATGAATTCGGTTCTGATGTTTTAGTTATTAGCTACTACTATTTGATTAATAACGAAAAAGACATTATTTTAGAAGCATTTGACAGTAATGTTCTTTGGTTCCTTCAATTTACCCTTTGGGCAGAGCCAATTAAATTATTTCAGTTGATTAactcaagattttgaagaagcTAATTTGGTAGAGTAATTATGGTTCAATTTtagtatcaatttttttttcttaaagtaAACTAATGAGATCTGTGAATTTTAAAATCACTTATTCAAAAATCATTTAGTTGAATATTGAGATTCCATTATCATGACCAACAAAAAGGAGCACCAATTCATGGGTGACCCTTCATGGGAATTCTTCTCATTTgcaaaaaagataaaattattaGTACTTCGGACTTCAATCTTCATAATTGAGTGATTTTGGCCCTCCAGCGAaatcaagaagcaaatacgaGAATTGAGAATACTATAAATTTAAAAGAACGAGTAAATAAGAACAATAAAAGTATTCATACAACTGCAAAATGATAAACAAGGAAAAATCCAACCAGAAGTTCTAACAAAAATTATCGCCagcttttttttcccttttgcgGGCATTGGATGGATGTATTATGTATATTTAACAAGGATTTAAGTTATTAAACTATTTGTATAGAGCATTGTACACTATTATTCATGCAACTAACCTGCTATTGCAGGTTATAATCCACCTATTTCTAAGTTATCATATCAAGCTTGAAGATCTTTGTTATTTATCAACTTAATCTGATGGTATATATGCATTGCGAGTGCACATAACATAAACTCATTCAGACATCCTCCTCCTGTTTGAGATTAAACGGTTggtacattctttttttttttttttttttaatctgtacAGCATTGCTTGATAACATACAAATATCAAGTTTGATAAGATCCAGGAACAGCTCTTAAGGTATTGccacagaaaagaaaaaaaaaaaaaaaaaaaaaaagataaaactgTTGATTCATGGTGGAGGAATTTGGTAAGCAGATTGCACTTTGGATTCCAGCAGAGAAACATACTTATCGAGCATCGAAATAACAGCTTCAAATTCAGTAACCTGTTGTTCTATCGTGTCAATCTGTTGAACATACTCGTCAAAGCTGCCACTTTTAGACTTCAATTGCTCCACAAAGATCCTCAATCCTGAAGCCACGTCTCCAAAGCCTTTATATTCCTCAGCAACCCTTGTATTCATTTTCTCCACAAGTCCAAGTACATTGTCGGTTTCCTGGGATACAATGAACAAAGCAGCATAAGCTTGTATTCTGCAATATTGGTTTCTAATATACCAAGGTCAGGAATGAAAactataaagaaaaaaatttcccagTATTTTCTCCCTGCAACAAATAGTAATATCACTGGGTATGATCACTAACAAATAGAAATACCATTAACTGATCATTTCTGAACTACACATTTGTCAGACTCTTCAAGAAACAATCTTCCACTTCATCTGTGCAAATTATTTCTAAGCTGCCTACTAAGGAAAACTATCCTGTTGTTATTGGGATGGCAACATTTGCAAGTATGATTACCGTGAGAAACAAGAGTGAGGAACATGTAAAAAAAGGTTAATTTCCTTTGAAATTTCTGTCCATGCTTGCTACACGTAAGTGCAACACTAATTGCATATTTAGTAAGACACGGAGGTAGGACAACATCCCAGAAGGAAGAAAAACTAATTTCTACAGAAGTTTATCAACTCCAGTAAATGAGAACGCCCTCTCCTCACATCCctaatgaaagaaaagaaaaaaggaattgACGATATACAAAGCAGCactgttgaattttttttacaaaaaacaaAGACTTTCTTATACCTGGAGTTCGCCTCTAATCATCGTGGAAACATTCGTGAAAAGGTCATTGAGCGACTCAGCCAAATGGTCCTGCTCCATCTTTTGCAGAAATTCACTGTTTAGGAGCCTGAGGGGGTGAGAAAACTTGGTTAATGTTGGTAGATATACTGTTAAAGttgctttattttttcatgaaaatttataACCAACCAAAACAAAAGATATGGAACTTGGTGTTGGAGTGTTgtaaacaaataaaagaaacaaaatagcTTGTCATGTtcgaagaaaaataaaagaatggGATTTTTAATGTGGAAATTGActgtaaaataattatttccgAAGGGGTAAACAAGGAAAAGATAAATAACTAGGTAACTTCAGACAACATTTTGAAGGGTACATTTGACCACCTTCAATTATTGCTGGAGTGCTAATGATACAAGACCAAAAAAAGGTATATCTAAATTGAGAAAAATTACTGGCAAAGGTCAAAGTTTGGAGCATAAGTAGAGTACTGGAGGGAAACTTCATACTAAAGCATCAAGATAGTATGTATAGAACAGTTGTTGCTACCATTGCACAAATTTTGCCTCATGTCTGAAGCCACCATCGCTGAATACAAGCAAAATAATAGCTGAGGTATCAGATTTATACAGAGTTGTCAAGACTGGTAAATTGAAAGCCTAGCCATGTGGAGTGGTTATATGATTGGGTAGATACCTTAAGATGGAATGGTGATAGACGAGAAACATTTATAGCGAAGGCCTGTTACAACACTCTGTCCAAGCATGATATTTGGCCCTTCCATACGCTTTGGAATATTAGAACTCCACTTAAAGTAACTTGCTTGGGTTGAATTGTGTTAACATGATGCTTGCCTAACAAAGGACAACTGGATAAAAAAAGAGTTGGAAAGTCCTATTAATCTCCCCTTGCACCGCTCAATAGCAACAGAGAATCGGAGCATGCTTATGAATCTATATGGTATCTAGTGGGTGATACCTAAGACACTTATAGATACTCCACTTAGCTGGAAAGCAGGAAAAACTAAATAGTAAATAAGTACATATTATGATCTTAGGTATACAATCCCAGCTTGCATTTGAGGGTAGTGTTGAGGGATAGGACTTGCAGATGTTttgaaggaagaagaaagacCCTACGCGAGTTTGAAATTTAGTACTAACATTTTATCTTATTCCGAGTAATTTAGAAGTAGTAAATGATAGAGCTATTTTAATGGAATTTATTAGTTCCCTACATAGCTCAGTAGGGGAGCAGACTTTTGTACCTTTTATTACTTAtctggagaaagaaaaagatagaATGTCAAGAATAAGAGTGCCTGAAGATGGCAGGAGACAAGGCAACCCACACAGCGACACATTTGTATGTTCAGGGATTTGAGAGTGGAAAAGAATAAGTACAGATTAACTAGACTATAGGTGTAAATTTAGTACACAAAAGGCTTTTGTTTCATGTCTCAAAATGCACCACAACATGAACCAACTTTTTGTAAGGATCATCTGTCATGAACTATGCAAGAACCTGTGATATTAACATCTCCCCTTTCAATTTACCCAAGAACTTAAACTACATCACAAGATTGACACTCACTCGTTCTTGCTTGGTAATGTACTATCTCAGGCATGGACACCATAGACACTAGTGTCAAACACAAATATTAGTTTATCCCACTAGATGGAGAGAAGAATATCTAAAGACTCTTATCCCTTCCCAAGCTGAAcgcttagggtgtgtttggcattttggttggtcaaaatgttcTGAAAAAcgttttctctaggaaaacaagtttcttcaaaatgaggaaaatgacttccgtAATGGATGTAGGGAAAACGAGTTCCATAAATGACATTCCAAGTTCATTGTCTCCTTCCCACCCAACCAACCCCCATCCCTTGACAATTCcaacccctccccccaccccgcTATTAAgctagattacatataaattcccttgggataatatttttttgcttatttaCCGAAcactaaaaaataagtaagaaatccacttgttttccaagaaaagaTTTTCTAGAAAACCATTTTCCATGGGAAACATTtgccttcataccaaacacaccctcaGACTCTTAACCTCTTTCCAAGTTGAACCAAAAAAATGGAAAGAGAAGTCCTTTTGTTTCTTGTGAAACCATGAGGTTCCATTTAGTATAGATGACTGGATGTTAAGAGTAGTGTTTCTACTTTTTGTATACCACTTGTATACAGGGGAATTTTCCTATTTAATCAATACAATCATCCCTGGTAATATATTCTTTAAAGCAGATTCTGCAACGAATCATCAACCAACACACAAGGCTATTTTCAGTACTTATGTACAGGACTGCAGGTCAACTATCGAACCCATATCTGGTTTTCTTGAAACAGCCTATATTTAGTGCATTGATTATACTAACTACAAAAAATTGTTGACAGTCCTTAtataaacaataaaaataacaccCCCAAGCACACGAGATTCTAACcaaatcttccattttttttccccatttttgtTCGGGAAAGTTAATTTAGCTATCAATTGGGTCCAGTAATTCTCCCCCATTTGATGAAAAACAGAAACACTTAACAAATCGAGAGACGATACGAAGCTTAAAGTATAAATACCTTTGTTGATGACCGGAGAAAGACAAGTATGAAATGGAGAGTCGTCTTCCGCTGATGACAAAACACAAGAATGTATTTAAGTCATTTTATACTCCATATACAAACTAGGAGAAGAGAACCATTTTTCCCACTATTTATCCAATTTaatgtgaaaataattattatttcaatcttttagattttttatattaattttttttatataattgtagGTCAACTTAATTAGATGtataaattttttgtatatatgttagtGTACAAAATTAAGGCTAAAATGACGTCTATGCTGATAGAAGGTCGCAAGTTACATGTATCAGGTTATTGGATGAGCATAGATTGATCCTAACATTAATTAGTACATTACTATGATTAAAATTATCAAGCTTAATCTGAATGGTATAAAACATTCAGTAAATTTAACAATGAATCATAATTAAACTTGACATGtcaaagttagtcaaaatattctaaataattataaaaatcatgaaattttttccaaagttAGTCGATATGtactaaattattattttttcttctatcCTTTAGAAGAGCCAGTAAGTGGCACCTTCGTCGTCCGTCTGTGTACcgcctataaaaaaaaaaaaaaattttttagggccccatattaatcaacccctaaaaaaaaaaaaaaaaaaaatgggccccatattaatcaagcccttaaaaaaaaaattgtgggccccatattaaacaacatcgaaaacattaaaaaaaaaaaggctaccATCCAAAatcgaaggaaaaaaaaaaaaagtggacccatattaaacaaaatcgagtaatattgaaaaaaaaaaaagtgaatcccatatttaaaaaacaaacacattaaaaaaaatgtgggctccatattaaacacgatgcgtattaagtagaaacactaatataataaagatttagatacgaagacaaactaatattatattaatcgtattttgaacatagtctatatatatatatatatacataaaaataataaaactaataatgtccaaaaaggtgggccccatactaaataacaccaagtaatataaaaaatgaaaataaaaaaaaaggaagaaactatataaagcatgggtttagactcaTGCTTCATCGTCCGTTcgtccccaaaaaaaaaaaagggtgggccccatactaaataacacggagcaaagaaaaaaattggaactcaccatctccaaactcatggaaaaaaataaagtggaccctatattaacgaaatcaagcaatattaaaaaaaaaaattgaaccccatattaaaaaatataatattaaaaaaaaagtgtgcaGACTTtttattcgtagcaaacactaatataataaagttttagatacgaaacaaattacaatgttatattaatcgtgttttgaacataatatatgtatatatattatatgcataaaaataagacaaactaataatgtccaaaaaaaaaaaagtgcaccccataaagggtggaccccatactaaacaacatcacaatatatatataaaaaaaaaaaaagtaaaaaatggaactccaccatctccaaactcacgataaaaaaaagtggaccccatattaacaaaatcaagcaatataaaaaaaagtgagaccccatattaaaaaaaaataatgtcaaaaaaaaagtacgagactttgtattcgtagtaacactaatataataaagttttagatacggagtacaaactacaatgttatattaatcgtattttgaacatagtgtgtgtgtgtgtgtatatttatatatatatatatatatatgcataaaaatagtgcaaattaataatgtccaaaaaaaaaatgcaccccatattaaaaaatcaaacaatattcatgtaatttcaaAGTATCCAttgagtcaataatgatggattcgtTGCGCGTGCGTATCAATTAATtaagtgggagcaaatgaaattcttttcttcaaaaggttaggtagtcaaaccatacaattttctttctttttttattagcACAGATCTATTATTTATTAAGCGTTGtattgctattccgccatgtcatttatttgttatgtttactaaaataaatatacttaaaatatttatattttaaaataagatagaatttaattacttttttatttttattcttactccaataaaagtgaaagagattaatgtcgtagaaaaatatatatcaaatggaaatcaaataatgaataaggtaaattagtcaaatcataattctaatcgacgtttttcttaaaaaatatgcaaaagacaacatgacaagtaaaatgagctaaaaaagcgagaatatttaccaaaaattaaaaaatagtatttcttcatttaaatagaaaatcaatttctactttgttttgttttaaacacgtaaaattaatttaataatttaaattagaattatccaaatcaaaatttgataaaaaataataagtattttacacttttaaattaatcgaattaaaattaaaagtatcaacgtcttaaatattgctattattttatctcaaagagacgaaaatagtttctttttaaacaagtcttctcttttaaaaaatattaa from Lycium ferocissimum isolate CSIRO_LF1 chromosome 2, AGI_CSIRO_Lferr_CH_V1, whole genome shotgun sequence includes:
- the LOC132037048 gene encoding biogenesis of lysosome-related organelles complex 1 subunit 2 — its product is MEQDHLAESLNDLFTNVSTMIRGELQETDNVLGLVEKMNTRVAEEYKGFGDVASGLRIFVEQLKSKSGSFDEYVQQIDTIEQQVTEFEAVISMLDKYVSLLESKVQSAYQIPPP